The Aminivibrio pyruvatiphilus DNA segment GGTGGCCTCCGTGAGGATCACCGTGCCCACGTGGATCGTGGCGATGACGATGAGGGGAGTCAGGATGTTGGGCAACACGTGCCGCAGGATGATGGGGAAGGGAGAGAGGCCGATGAGCCTGGCCGCGTCCACGTATTCCTTTTTCTTCTCCACCAGCACAGAGCCCCTGACCGTCCGGGCGTAGAGCACCCAGCCCACGATGGTGAGGGCGGTCACCAGCTTTCCGAGGCCGCGGCCGAAGGCGGCCATGATGAAGAGGGCCACCAGCATGGCCGGAAAGGAGAGCTGGATGTCCACGATCCGCATGAGGAGACTGTCGAGCCTGCCGCCGAAATAGCCCGCAGTGAGGCCGAGAAAGGTGCCGAGAACGCAGGAGAGAACCACCACCGAAAGGCCGATGAACAGGGAGATCCTGCTGCCGTAGACCATGGCGCTCAGCAGATCCCGCCCCTGGTCGTCCGTGCCGAGGACAAAGGCCGGGTCGCCGCCCTCCATCCAGACCGGCGGCTTGAAGGCGTCCATGAGGTCCAGGCTGCCGATATCGTAGGGATTCTGGGGAGTGAACAGGGGCCCGGCGGTCACCAGGACCACGAAAAACGTGACGATGAGAAGCCCTGCCATGGCGCCGGGACTCCGGACAAAGTTGTGAAAGAACTCGCTTTTGAAAAATCCTTCTTTTTTTGCGCTCATACCGGTCACCTCAGGTCGATTCGGGGATCGATCAGGGTATAGACGATGTCCACGAGGAAGTTGATCAGGACGAATATGGCCGCCACGATCATGAGGTAGGCCACGATGACGGGCCTGTCCGCCGTGTTGATGGAGTCCACCAGGAGCTTGCCCATGCCCGGCCATGCGAAGATGGTTTCCGTCACGGTGGCGAAGGCAATGAGGCTCCCGATCTGCATGCCGAAGACCGTCACCACGGGAACGAGGGCGTTCTTCAGCGCGTGGGAGAAGAAGAGGCTCCTCCAGGAGACGCCCTTGGCCCTGGCGAACCGGATGAAGTCCTGGCGCATGACCTCCATGATCTGGGCCCGGATGAGCCGGATAAGCATGGCCAGTGTTCCGAGGGCGAGGGTCACCGCCGGGAGGACGATGTGCCGGAAGCCGTCCCAGGTGAGGAAAGCGAAGGGGATGCCGAAAAGAGGAGCCGTGGCCCCCCGGCCGGACGAAGGCAGGAGACCCTTCTCCACGGCGAAGTAGAAGATGAGGAGAATGCCCACCCAGAAGGACGGCAGGGAAATCCCCAGCAGGGACCCCCCCATGACCGCCCGGCTGAAGGGGCTGTTCGGCCTCGCCCCGGCGTAGACTCCGCATGGCAGCGCCACCGCCAGGGACAGGAGCACCGAGAAGAAGAC contains these protein-coding regions:
- a CDS encoding ABC transporter permease, with product MSAKKEGFFKSEFFHNFVRSPGAMAGLLIVTFFVVLVTAGPLFTPQNPYDIGSLDLMDAFKPPVWMEGGDPAFVLGTDDQGRDLLSAMVYGSRISLFIGLSVVVLSCVLGTFLGLTAGYFGGRLDSLLMRIVDIQLSFPAMLVALFIMAAFGRGLGKLVTALTIVGWVLYARTVRGSVLVEKKKEYVDAARLIGLSPFPIILRHVLPNILTPLIVIATIHVGTVILTEATLSYLGVGVPVTRPSLGLLVKNGYDVLFSGLWWSSVFPGMFIMLLVFGINLLGDFLRDEFNPRLK
- a CDS encoding ABC transporter permease → MLKYLLKRLVQMIVVLFTVSVIVFLVMSFTGDPVLMIVPPTATDAQIAEARTALGLDRPLWVQYGVFLQNLLRGDLGVSYIFKRPALTLIVERMPATLELVFFSVLLSLAVALPCGVYAGARPNSPFSRAVMGGSLLGISLPSFWVGILLIFYFAVEKGLLPSSGRGATAPLFGIPFAFLTWDGFRHIVLPAVTLALGTLAMLIRLIRAQIMEVMRQDFIRFARAKGVSWRSLFFSHALKNALVPVVTVFGMQIGSLIAFATVTETIFAWPGMGKLLVDSINTADRPVIVAYLMIVAAIFVLINFLVDIVYTLIDPRIDLR